From the genome of Chitinispirillales bacterium ANBcel5, one region includes:
- a CDS encoding helix-hairpin-helix domain-containing protein, which produces MDTHEKLKLLSDASRYDLSCACGNKGSDQRVRGNDGAWLYPVSLPRGGTSVMLKTLISNVCSNDCMYCPYRSEIDTPRCTIAPREMASMFMEYVRRKKVFGLFLSSGVIGTPDKTMEYLNTTAKILRKKHSYRGYIHLKIIPGASDAAIDEALSLSSAVSLNIEAPGENHFSRLSQRKDFLRDIIGPMKRISHLTSRGRKFNRVKQTTQFIVGAAGENDSEIVRYTAGLYERLKLNRVYFSAYQRGLGHESIPGEQIALKGQEGFVREHRLYQVDFLLRNYGFSKDDIIFDASGRLSMDRDPKLVWAQANPWFFPVNVNRAEKNELLRIPGIGPQSAKLIIKKRKEARIKTPDALPLKGKRLKLALDYLKF; this is translated from the coding sequence ATGGATACTCACGAAAAACTAAAACTACTCTCTGATGCATCGCGGTACGATCTTTCATGTGCCTGTGGTAATAAAGGTAGTGATCAGCGCGTAAGGGGAAATGATGGTGCCTGGCTCTATCCGGTCTCTCTTCCCAGAGGGGGGACTTCTGTGATGCTTAAAACACTGATATCCAATGTGTGCAGTAATGATTGCATGTATTGCCCCTACAGAAGCGAGATCGATACTCCACGCTGCACCATCGCTCCCCGGGAGATGGCATCGATGTTTATGGAGTATGTTCGGCGTAAAAAGGTTTTCGGGTTATTTCTCAGTAGTGGGGTTATAGGTACCCCGGACAAAACAATGGAGTATTTGAATACCACGGCAAAAATTTTAAGAAAAAAGCATAGCTACAGAGGGTATATACATTTAAAGATCATTCCGGGTGCATCGGATGCTGCCATTGATGAGGCGCTTTCTCTCTCCAGTGCGGTTTCTCTTAATATTGAAGCGCCGGGGGAAAATCATTTCTCACGCTTGTCCCAAAGAAAGGACTTCCTGCGCGATATTATCGGTCCCATGAAACGCATCAGCCATCTTACATCGCGGGGAAGAAAATTTAACAGAGTGAAACAGACTACTCAGTTTATTGTTGGTGCCGCGGGGGAAAATGATTCGGAAATCGTACGGTATACCGCTGGTCTTTATGAAAGGCTTAAGCTTAACAGAGTTTATTTTTCTGCCTATCAGCGTGGCCTTGGCCATGAGAGTATCCCCGGCGAACAGATCGCTTTAAAGGGTCAGGAGGGGTTTGTGCGTGAACACCGCCTCTATCAGGTAGACTTTCTGTTGAGAAATTATGGTTTTTCTAAAGACGATATCATCTTTGATGCATCGGGGCGCCTTTCGATGGATCGGGATCCCAAACTGGTGTGGGCGCAGGCCAATCCCTGGTTTTTTCCCGTAAATGTGAACCGGGCGGAGAAAAATGAGCTGTTGCGTATTCCCGGCATCGGGCCTCAAAGTGCAAAACTGATTATCAAAAAGCGCAAAGAGGCCAGAATAAAAACTCCCGATGCACTTCCATTGAAAGGTAAGCGGTTAAAGCTGGCCCTGGACTATCTGAAGTTTTAA
- a CDS encoding hemerythrin domain-containing protein yields MMHDIINTNIIDLIKKYPPIEQHLAAFEIGCVTCSLGTCKLGDVVEIHNLSVAQEKELMSKIAKTVFPGQEVELPVSERKQSSTDKSIIPPVRELIDEHRVIKRLIAVIPSITEKAILEQESDYQLYKEILTFIADYADGFHHAKEEKILFDYFDKDSDIITSFLKEHETGRSYVRNAREALESADLATLRENLIGYATLLKEHIQKEDEILFPWMNRSLSDNQVGMLFSRFGNTNKEYQTIAAEQKKVIDELENRFG; encoded by the coding sequence ATGATGCACGATATAATAAACACCAACATAATCGATTTGATAAAGAAATACCCTCCCATCGAACAACATCTTGCAGCGTTTGAAATCGGGTGTGTAACCTGCTCTTTAGGAACCTGCAAACTGGGTGATGTCGTAGAGATACACAATCTTTCTGTAGCTCAGGAAAAGGAGCTGATGTCAAAGATCGCCAAAACCGTTTTTCCGGGGCAGGAGGTCGAGCTACCTGTTTCTGAGAGAAAACAGAGTAGTACCGATAAATCGATCATCCCCCCGGTGAGAGAGCTTATCGATGAGCATAGAGTGATAAAGCGACTCATTGCCGTTATTCCTTCAATAACAGAGAAGGCGATATTAGAGCAGGAGAGTGATTATCAGCTGTATAAAGAGATACTTACATTCATTGCGGACTATGCCGATGGGTTTCATCACGCAAAAGAGGAGAAGATACTCTTTGATTATTTTGACAAGGATTCCGACATAATAACTTCCTTTCTAAAAGAACATGAAACCGGACGAAGCTACGTACGAAACGCACGGGAGGCATTGGAAAGTGCAGACCTTGCTACACTCCGGGAAAACCTTATTGGATACGCAACGTTGCTTAAAGAGCATATTCAAAAAGAGGATGAGATCCTTTTTCCATGGATGAACCGCTCTTTGAGTGACAATCAGGTGGGAATGCTGTTTTCCAGATTCGGAAACACTAATAAAGAGTACCAAACCATAGCAGCAGAGCAGAAAAAAGTTATCGATGAGCTGGAAAACAGGTTTGGATAA
- a CDS encoding DUF72 domain-containing protein: MEKKIVVGTSGYSYKDWVGPLYPPGTKQRDFLSVYARHFEMTELNFTYYRQPDAATVSRMADSTPAGFLFTVKAHCSLTHSVDRSNFLQEADTFVRGIEPLLEHGKLASVLFQFPYSYHYNSENRLYLDTVCSGFKGYPIAIEFRNNEWMRPAVFKEFKDRAITLVNVDVPPLKNLPQSSGEVTSGTGYLRFHGRNAKNWWSGDNVTRYDYLYTDNELLERLGDIKKMVQRAGIVLVVFNNHSKGQAVVNANRLKELIKNDSLPG; encoded by the coding sequence ATGGAAAAGAAAATTGTGGTGGGCACAAGTGGTTACTCCTATAAAGACTGGGTTGGTCCTTTGTATCCGCCCGGCACCAAACAGCGTGACTTTCTCTCTGTTTATGCCCGGCATTTCGAAATGACGGAGCTTAATTTTACCTATTATCGCCAACCTGATGCTGCTACGGTAAGCCGCATGGCAGATAGTACCCCTGCCGGTTTTCTTTTCACCGTAAAAGCACACTGCTCTCTGACTCATTCGGTCGACCGATCAAATTTCTTACAGGAGGCAGATACTTTTGTTCGGGGGATAGAACCACTTCTTGAGCATGGTAAGTTAGCATCAGTGCTGTTTCAGTTTCCCTATAGTTATCATTACAATTCAGAAAACAGGCTGTATCTTGATACTGTTTGCAGCGGATTTAAAGGTTATCCGATTGCCATTGAGTTTCGCAATAACGAATGGATGCGGCCGGCTGTGTTTAAAGAATTTAAGGACAGAGCCATAACTTTGGTGAATGTTGATGTTCCACCACTAAAAAACCTTCCTCAGAGCAGTGGAGAAGTAACATCTGGTACCGGATATCTTCGCTTTCATGGTCGAAATGCAAAAAACTGGTGGAGTGGAGATAATGTGACCCGTTACGATTACCTCTATACAGATAACGAGTTACTGGAACGTCTTGGTGATATAAAAAAGATGGTACAGAGGGCAGGGATTGTGCTTGTGGTGTTTAATAATCATTCAAAAGGCCAGGCTGTAGTGAACGCGAATCGCTTAAAAGAGCTTATAAAAAATGATTCTTTGCCGGGATGA
- a CDS encoding EamA family transporter: MRFLLFVTFLWAFSFSLIDNYLGEVDSYFAVLSRVVIAGSAMLPFTQIRGVHKELIVGMMCVGALQFGVTYLCLYQSFRFLSAPEVLLFTIMTPVFVTLFDDALNRRFSVPAMAAALLAVLGAGVIRYDGITESGYMLGFVLMQIANASFAAGQVGYKQLVKRYSTNIPPFRFFGYFYLGAIIIILTGYLLFGNLSMMPSTTTQWAVLIWLGLGASAIGSFLWNHGGTKVDAGTLAVMNNAVIPVGLVVNILIWNRDADLVRLTLGASIMILGLVVNRFGSKR; the protein is encoded by the coding sequence ATGCGTTTTCTCCTTTTCGTGACATTTCTATGGGCGTTCTCTTTCAGTTTGATTGATAATTATCTTGGAGAGGTAGACAGCTACTTTGCCGTATTATCGCGTGTAGTAATAGCCGGGTCAGCGATGCTGCCCTTCACACAAATTCGCGGGGTACATAAAGAGCTGATAGTCGGAATGATGTGCGTAGGAGCGCTTCAGTTTGGAGTAACCTATCTGTGTTTGTACCAATCGTTTCGTTTTCTTTCTGCACCCGAGGTCCTTCTTTTCACAATTATGACCCCTGTTTTTGTGACACTTTTTGATGACGCTCTGAATCGGCGTTTTTCGGTCCCGGCAATGGCCGCGGCACTTCTTGCGGTGCTGGGAGCCGGTGTGATCAGATATGATGGGATCACAGAGAGCGGCTATATGCTTGGCTTTGTTTTAATGCAAATAGCCAATGCATCCTTTGCGGCCGGACAGGTGGGATACAAACAACTGGTAAAACGATACTCTACAAACATCCCCCCGTTTCGCTTTTTTGGCTACTTTTACCTTGGGGCCATCATAATAATCCTGACAGGGTATCTGCTATTCGGTAATTTGTCAATGATGCCATCAACCACTACCCAATGGGCGGTTTTGATTTGGCTGGGGTTAGGCGCATCAGCAATCGGATCATTCCTGTGGAATCACGGCGGAACCAAAGTCGATGCCGGAACCCTTGCTGTGATGAACAACGCAGTAATACCGGTGGGCCTGGTGGTAAATATTTTGATCTGGAACCGTGATGCTGATTTAGTTCGTTTGACTCTAGGCGCATCCATAATGATACTTGGGCTCGTTGTTAATCGTTTTGGAAGTAAAAGGTAG
- a CDS encoding sulfite exporter TauE/SafE family protein: MQVAIITLLTIVASGVGTLSGFGTSTVMVPLLSLFFPIQMTLLFVGIIHLFGNIWKMLLFYRGIRWRLLLYFGIPGVIFSFAGAQLTGVVNQTVLKQLLGVFLIIYPVTLLLKPSLKLKTSPGFTISTAILSGFIAGIIGVGGAIRSAALSAFNLHKTIYIFTNGAISLGVDITRVAVYVEQGTVLTETLLYGMVIYIPASFMGAYLAKRILRKIPQKRFRKIISLFLLLTGIYLLLSTVYP; this comes from the coding sequence ATGCAGGTTGCAATCATAACGCTTCTTACAATTGTGGCTTCCGGAGTTGGTACTTTAAGCGGCTTTGGAACCTCTACTGTAATGGTGCCGCTGTTATCCCTCTTTTTTCCCATCCAGATGACCCTTCTGTTTGTTGGAATAATTCATCTGTTTGGCAATATTTGGAAAATGCTGCTCTTTTACCGGGGCATCAGATGGCGCTTACTACTATACTTTGGTATTCCAGGTGTAATCTTCTCCTTCGCGGGCGCTCAACTCACAGGAGTGGTCAATCAAACAGTTCTTAAACAGTTGCTTGGGGTCTTTTTGATCATTTACCCTGTCACACTCCTTTTAAAACCATCCCTTAAGCTTAAAACAAGCCCCGGTTTTACAATCAGCACCGCAATACTCTCCGGTTTTATAGCTGGCATTATAGGGGTGGGTGGCGCCATTAGAAGCGCGGCTCTCAGCGCCTTCAATCTCCACAAAACCATCTATATATTCACCAATGGCGCCATATCGTTAGGCGTTGATATAACACGGGTTGCAGTATATGTGGAACAGGGAACTGTGCTTACAGAAACCCTGCTCTACGGAATGGTTATCTATATTCCCGCATCCTTTATGGGAGCATATTTGGCCAAACGGATTTTGCGGAAAATCCCCCAAAAACGATTCAGAAAGATTATTTCGCTATTCCTTCTCCTTACTGGCATCTATCTTCTCTTAAGTACCGTATACCCCTAA
- a CDS encoding GNAT family N-acetyltransferase produces the protein MGTTVKEKALALFAALNESEIIGYCIASADKNKGEIDSLYIKEQFRNHGLGAKLMSTALSWLRELPLSSIQVYVAEGNEEALGFYRKFGFKDRFHVLQL, from the coding sequence ATCGGAACAACTGTTAAAGAAAAGGCACTTGCGCTTTTTGCAGCCCTGAATGAATCCGAAATTATCGGTTACTGTATAGCCAGTGCAGATAAAAATAAGGGAGAGATTGATTCCTTATATATTAAAGAACAGTTCCGAAATCATGGACTTGGGGCAAAGTTGATGAGTACAGCTCTGAGCTGGTTAAGGGAGCTGCCACTATCATCGATACAGGTTTATGTAGCCGAAGGTAACGAAGAGGCGCTTGGATTTTACAGGAAATTTGGTTTTAAGGATCGGTTTCACGTTTTGCAACTCTGA
- a CDS encoding choice-of-anchor Q domain-containing protein: MNSGKLRFAFAIVALFVCLAQAHISVRVYSKEESLHEPNISKPRIYIENNGTEPISDFYYYYYFKIDEGYTPVFDDYYTPDCALSIHSAGDNIHFIRYHFAGVTLEPGEVKPNTGGNSIGLRYHDWSTWDKTNDPSNNLSPHFALNGEIPVFLADGTQIYGNGIPDPENPPQPPRVDLGLGTYAVFSSQYTDLRDGSTVRGGNVGSGQYAEAGCDSEIFGSLFSGGNIFLRERARIEGDVAATQEINKQNNIVITGEQRNIAQINFPQLAFSSVDYGTEDITVAPNDTVHLEPGAYNDIKVFANAKISLAPGTYTAKSFVVEPDVSIKLQSGEGKRTDIRVSDQLSIGDRVQMSFEEEELPFSVSFYSAQSGQLRIGTDALVYGLFTAPSADLHVSSRTTLYGAVAAKRAVIKPQAVVCKPPVLKDIWHSKWAYAPPFNPMVFEYDAVVPITTTEILTAPIAPQGVTVTVNGENPATPVLLNSDETDIFVHLSDSINCGETEYTLTVKREHRHQLFVDINTPAPENEQDGESWETAFRDLQPAIDKAMEEGREIWVAEGIYRPTLKMDDDDLRSATFLIRPGVEIKGGYDGTELTDTPQGSPYNTILSGDLAGNDDSISVWPPAPADSSYLSDNAYHVVTIDGNDGSRGVRLERLVITGGVANGGPKNSTGAGILNKKCSPTLIFVGVKRNIADSSGAGIMDKGGIIKIENCLFEDNVSTTGYGAGLFTSETNIIMDASVFDGNRVLDTIETSGGGALFSQSSDIEMVNCVFTRNSCGARGGAIVNRKSHLSITNCTFADNNANIYAQSIWNDSATAEVVNTILWNNRNRVEVGGDGFDISYSCITGWYEGEGNIFEDPQFVDMEDPKGSDGYGSFKDGLQLSDNSPCRNAGNNHFAPEADLLDMTRPIEHTVDIGAYEYFIQKDVDSIFGYLNRDGDFIPSAPITLLDTIHHWSRVHIYAAGNHAYVMRDYIPNNRHTRRKNKINAYFYSLNDDKTIRDDLEPIKIPIYHVGEDAGVLIYQTLTSDGQGKPILFVNDTTFHNWENRWAHIISTTNGLLKVEVPHSQFR; this comes from the coding sequence ATGAATTCAGGTAAACTGCGCTTTGCGTTTGCAATTGTCGCACTTTTTGTCTGTCTGGCGCAGGCACACATCTCTGTAAGAGTCTATTCTAAAGAGGAATCATTGCATGAACCCAATATATCGAAGCCACGGATATATATAGAAAATAATGGAACAGAGCCGATATCTGATTTTTATTATTACTACTATTTTAAGATAGATGAAGGTTATACCCCCGTATTTGATGACTACTACACTCCTGATTGTGCCCTGTCCATTCACAGCGCAGGCGATAATATTCATTTTATAAGGTACCATTTTGCCGGTGTAACCCTGGAACCTGGTGAGGTTAAACCCAATACCGGTGGTAATTCTATAGGGTTACGTTACCATGACTGGTCTACCTGGGACAAAACAAACGATCCATCAAATAATCTTAGCCCTCATTTTGCCCTTAATGGTGAAATACCCGTTTTTCTTGCCGATGGTACCCAGATATATGGTAACGGCATACCCGACCCCGAAAATCCACCTCAACCTCCCCGTGTAGATTTAGGTCTTGGTACTTATGCGGTGTTTTCGAGTCAGTATACGGATTTGCGCGATGGTTCCACTGTAAGAGGCGGCAATGTTGGTTCTGGGCAGTATGCAGAGGCCGGATGCGATTCGGAAATCTTTGGAAGCCTTTTCTCTGGCGGTAACATCTTTTTAAGAGAGCGGGCTCGTATAGAGGGTGATGTTGCCGCAACACAGGAAATTAATAAGCAAAATAACATAGTTATTACCGGCGAACAGCGTAATATTGCTCAGATCAATTTCCCGCAGCTTGCGTTTAGTTCTGTTGATTATGGCACAGAGGATATAACTGTTGCCCCCAATGATACTGTGCATCTTGAACCAGGTGCTTACAATGACATTAAGGTTTTCGCTAATGCAAAGATTTCCCTTGCACCTGGCACCTATACAGCGAAATCGTTTGTAGTAGAACCCGATGTGTCCATCAAACTGCAATCAGGAGAAGGCAAAAGAACCGACATACGGGTAAGTGACCAACTCAGCATTGGCGACAGAGTCCAGATGAGCTTTGAAGAAGAGGAGCTGCCCTTCTCTGTCTCATTCTACAGTGCACAAAGCGGCCAGTTAAGAATAGGTACAGATGCTCTTGTTTACGGGCTATTTACCGCTCCTTCTGCAGATCTTCATGTTTCTTCGCGTACAACGCTCTATGGTGCTGTTGCAGCAAAACGGGCTGTTATTAAGCCCCAGGCTGTTGTATGTAAACCTCCGGTTCTAAAGGATATCTGGCATTCGAAGTGGGCCTATGCCCCACCATTTAACCCTATGGTCTTTGAATATGACGCAGTTGTACCAATTACCACAACTGAAATTCTCACCGCACCCATAGCCCCGCAAGGTGTAACGGTTACGGTAAATGGTGAAAATCCGGCAACACCAGTGCTCCTTAACAGCGATGAGACAGATATTTTTGTCCACCTCTCTGATAGTATCAATTGTGGCGAAACAGAGTACACTCTTACGGTAAAAAGAGAGCACCGTCATCAGTTATTTGTCGATATAAACACCCCTGCACCTGAGAATGAACAGGATGGTGAATCCTGGGAAACTGCATTTAGAGACCTGCAGCCGGCAATCGATAAGGCTATGGAAGAGGGCAGAGAGATTTGGGTTGCAGAGGGTATATACAGGCCTACTTTAAAGATGGATGATGATGACCTTAGGTCCGCAACATTTCTCATACGACCGGGTGTTGAAATCAAGGGTGGATATGACGGGACAGAGCTAACCGATACCCCTCAGGGATCACCCTATAATACCATACTCAGCGGCGATCTTGCCGGCAATGATGACAGCATAAGCGTGTGGCCCCCGGCCCCTGCTGACAGTAGCTATTTAAGTGATAACGCCTACCATGTGGTAACAATTGATGGAAATGATGGTAGCAGAGGTGTACGACTTGAGAGGCTTGTTATAACTGGTGGAGTGGCAAATGGTGGTCCGAAAAACAGTACTGGTGCTGGAATTTTAAACAAAAAGTGCTCACCTACCCTTATCTTTGTTGGGGTAAAACGCAATATCGCCGACTCTTCCGGTGCAGGGATTATGGATAAAGGTGGTATAATCAAAATTGAAAACTGTTTGTTTGAGGACAATGTAAGTACAACGGGATACGGTGCAGGACTATTTACATCAGAGACTAATATAATCATGGACGCATCAGTGTTTGATGGAAACCGGGTACTGGATACCATTGAAACCTCCGGTGGCGGCGCACTGTTTTCCCAATCTTCAGATATAGAAATGGTGAATTGTGTATTTACACGCAATTCATGTGGTGCAAGAGGGGGAGCCATAGTAAACAGAAAGAGCCATCTTTCTATTACCAACTGCACTTTTGCTGATAATAACGCCAATATTTATGCACAAAGCATCTGGAATGACAGTGCTACGGCTGAGGTTGTTAATACAATATTGTGGAATAATCGCAACCGGGTAGAAGTAGGTGGTGATGGTTTCGATATTAGTTACTCCTGCATTACCGGGTGGTATGAGGGAGAGGGCAATATTTTTGAGGATCCGCAGTTTGTGGATATGGAGGATCCTAAAGGAAGTGATGGATATGGAAGTTTCAAAGATGGTTTACAGTTATCAGATAATAGTCCATGTAGAAATGCAGGAAACAATCACTTTGCACCCGAAGCAGATCTTCTAGATATGACAAGACCTATTGAGCATACCGTTGATATAGGTGCATATGAATATTTTATTCAAAAAGATGTTGATTCAATTTTTGGATATCTTAATAGAGATGGTGATTTTATACCATCAGCACCAATAACATTATTGGATACAATACACCATTGGTCTCGAGTTCATATATATGCAGCAGGGAACCATGCATACGTTATGAGGGATTATATTCCAAACAATAGACACACAAGAAGAAAAAACAAAATAAATGCTTATTTCTATTCTCTGAATGACGATAAAACAATCAGGGATGATTTGGAACCTATTAAAATTCCAATATATCATGTTGGAGAAGATGCAGGTGTATTAATTTACCAGACACTTACATCAGATGGACAAGGTAAACCAATTCTTTTTGTTAATGATACAACTTTTCATAACTGGGAAAATAGGTGGGCTCACATTATTTCTACAACGAATGGCCTTTTAAAAGTAGAAGTACCCCATTCACAATTTAGATAA
- the lexA gene encoding transcriptional repressor LexA — protein MSSLLTPEQSRVLSFIIQYRDESGFPPSVREIAQHFGYKSANSVRQHLRLIERKGYIRIITGRARGIEVLENPFCSDELSDEQMVPPDGVPLVGSVAAGKPITAVENLEGYVTLDRTIFRGDDLFALRIRGDSMIDIGVLHNDLVVVRKKNTAENGEVIVAILEGEATLKRFIKKKDCIILRPENPEYEDIVVHQGSDIQIAGKLVGVIRKY, from the coding sequence ATGAGTTCATTGTTGACGCCGGAACAGAGCCGGGTTCTCTCTTTTATAATTCAATACAGAGATGAATCCGGTTTTCCACCTTCAGTGCGCGAAATCGCACAGCATTTTGGGTACAAAAGTGCTAATAGTGTAAGACAGCACCTCAGACTCATTGAGCGTAAGGGCTATATTCGTATCATTACAGGACGTGCCAGAGGAATCGAGGTTTTGGAAAATCCTTTTTGCTCAGATGAGCTGAGCGATGAGCAGATGGTGCCACCCGATGGGGTTCCGCTGGTTGGCTCTGTTGCTGCCGGAAAGCCTATAACCGCTGTTGAGAATCTTGAGGGCTATGTTACTCTGGACAGGACAATCTTCAGGGGTGATGATCTTTTTGCGCTTAGAATTCGTGGCGACAGTATGATCGATATCGGAGTGTTACACAACGATTTAGTAGTGGTGCGCAAGAAAAATACCGCGGAAAACGGTGAGGTTATAGTTGCTATTTTGGAAGGCGAAGCTACTTTGAAGCGCTTTATTAAGAAGAAGGATTGTATTATTCTACGACCCGAAAATCCCGAATATGAAGACATTGTCGTTCACCAGGGAAGCGATATTCAAATCGCTGGTAAACTGGTTGGTGTGATAAGGAAATATTGA